From Deinococcus sp. Marseille-Q6407, one genomic window encodes:
- a CDS encoding TetR/AcrR family transcriptional regulator, with the protein MGERPVPPQLRPRREPKQARSRQMVARILAAAAKEFAAVGTEQATTNSIAARAGVSPGSLYQFFPGKAALLAALQLEWTERLRLELGGALQQVRGASAGEMVDAVLDTHARLNSQPPGLLAVLIFSSSGVAGSLDLRRSTAQELEALLSLRAPSLSAERRYAAVNVIIHLANGLYFLRNTSGAADPVVRGEVRAALVAYLESLLEN; encoded by the coding sequence ATGGGTGAACGCCCGGTGCCGCCTCAGCTGCGGCCCCGGCGCGAGCCCAAGCAGGCCCGCAGCCGTCAGATGGTGGCCCGCATTCTGGCGGCGGCGGCCAAGGAATTCGCCGCCGTGGGCACCGAACAGGCCACCACCAACAGCATCGCGGCGCGGGCGGGGGTGTCGCCGGGCTCTCTTTACCAATTTTTCCCCGGCAAGGCGGCGCTGCTGGCCGCGCTGCAACTGGAATGGACCGAGCGACTGCGCCTGGAACTGGGCGGGGCGCTGCAGCAGGTGCGCGGGGCCAGCGCCGGCGAGATGGTAGACGCCGTGCTGGACACCCATGCCCGGCTCAACTCCCAGCCGCCGGGCCTGCTGGCGGTGCTGATTTTCAGCAGTTCAGGGGTGGCGGGGTCGCTGGACCTGCGCCGCTCCACCGCGCAGGAGCTGGAAGCCCTGCTGAGCCTGCGTGCCCCCTCTCTCTCTGCCGAGCGCCGTTACGCCGCCGTCAACGTGATTATTCACCTGGCCAACGGGCTGTATTTTCTGCGCAATACCTCTGGCGCTGCTGACCCAGTGGTGCGCGGCGAGGTGCGGGCGGCGCTGGTGGCCTACTTGGAAAGCCTGCTGGAAAACTGA